Genomic segment of Saprospiraceae bacterium:
TTTTAAAATAATTTTTGAATGGAAAAAGACTATTCTAATCGATTGGATTAAAATTGTTGATTTACTATAAACCCAACAAGATGATTAAATCACAATCCTTTTGTTGGGTTTTTTATTTGTTTTTTACAATGCGTTTAACAATTTCGCTTACGGGTCTGATTGCATCAATGTATTCTATTGTGGTACCGGCGCACCATACGTTGTGATACCCTGCATCAAACGCAGCATTATAGAGCGTATCCATTCCCCGTTTGTACGTCCAAAGTTTAAACCACTTTTTAAAAGTTTTATTTGTGCTAAGTAATTTCTGCAATACATTTTGCTTGGTTCCAATTTTTTTAACGTAGTCTGTATTGATTACAGTGCAGGGAATTCCACTTAACTTAGTGGTACAAACAATATCCTTAGCTGAATAATCTACACAAGCTTGTTTGTATTCTAAACATACGTCCGCCTCTTCAGAAGCAATAAAAACGGTTCCAATTGAAACTCCATCTACCCCTAAGCTTAATTTCTCATTTAAAGATTTATAATCACCCACACCACCTGCAGAAATAATTATAAGATGAGGAAATAATCGAATTAACTCAGGAACAAATTCTTGCGGGGATAAGGGTCCAAGATGACCCCCTGCCTGATTGGTAACTGCAATAAGTCCATCTGGATTTAGCGCTGCAGCCTTATATGCATATTCAATGGTAGAAACATCACAAAACACTTTAATTCCTCTGGGTTTACACGCTTCAATGACTTTGGATGGATTGCCCAATGAGGTAATTACAAATGGCACTTTAAATTCAAGCACTAAATTGAGTTGGTCTTTAAATTTATAGTTTGATTTATTTACGATCAGGTTGATTCCATAACAGATTCCCGAAGCTTTTAATTCTTCCAAAGCCTTTCTCAAATCCTGATTGGTACGGAAATTTAATGCAGGAATGCATCCTGCGATTCCATTTTCAGCAGCCGCCTTAACCATTGCAACATTAGAAACTAAAAACATAGGCGCCATCAATACAGGATATTGAATTCCCAATAACTTGGTAAGTCTGGTTTGCATGTCCATTTTAATAGGCCCACTTCAGGTAGGTCGTTCCCCAGGTAAAGCCACCCCCAAAAGCAGATAACAATAGTTTGTCTCCCTTTTTTAGTTTGGATTCCCATTCCCATAAACACAATGGAATTGTTCCTGAAGTTGTGTTTCCGTACTTATGGATATTAATCATAACTTTTTCCTTAGGGAAATCAAGCATTTCGGCAACCCCATTTATAATACGGATGTTTGCCTGATGAGGAACCAGCCAGTTGATATCTTCCAGACTTAAATGATTTCTTTTAACGATGTCTTGAATGGTATCCACCATTCCATTGATGGCCGCTTTAAAAACAGGTTTCCCATCCTGGAAAACAAAGTGCTCTTTGCGATCTATGGTTTCATGTGTAGGTGGTTTAAGCGAACCGCCCGCCTTCATGTGAAGGAATTCACGACCGGCTCCATCTACGTGTAAAACACTATCAATGATGCCATTTCCACTGTCATCCGGCTCCAATAAAACAGCTCCTCCTCCATCTCCAAAAATGATGCAAGTGGCTCGATCTGTATAATCAATTATTGAAGACATCATATCAACCCCAACTACTATAATTTTTTTATGCGTTCCACTTTCAATAAATTTTGCAGCTGTTGTTAATCCAAATAGAAATCCGGAACAGGCAGCGTTGATATCATAACTAAAGGCATTTTTAATTCCCACTTTATAACAAATAGCACTCGCAGTATCCGGAAATCTCATATCGCCCGTTACGGTACAGCAAATCAGCAACTCAATTTCTTCCGGTTTCGTCCCCGTCTTTTTTAACAATTCTTCCACCATCCTTTTACCTAAATCTGAAGTAGCCATCCCAGGCTCTTTTAGAATGTGTCGCTCTTTGACTCCCGTTCGGGTGGTAATCCATTCGTCGGTGGTATCTACCATTTTTTCTAACTCTGCGTTGGTCAACACATAATCGGGAACATATCCTTGAATGCCTTTAATAGATGCTAATAACTTGGTCATGCTAGCTGATTTGAGCCTGTAAAGATACATGGATATCAGAAAACTGAAACAAATCAATTAACTTATTAAAATTTATTTTAAAGTGTAATAAGCTTATAATTAATATTTTATATATATTAATATTTTATAATTTAATTTTTGGTCTATTTTTTGCAGCAGTTTAAGATATTATTCATTACCAAAAAACTCAAAAACATGAACGCAATTAAATTCTATTCATTATTGATCCTTTGGATCTCCGGTTTACAACTCCAAGCCAACAATTTTCCAACTGAAAAAACCATCAACGCTGCCAAAGCGAAAGCCTGTCAGGAAAATAAAATTGTCATTATGGAATTTACAGCCAAATGGTGTATTCCAGCAAAAGACATGGAGCAAGCTGTTTTTGGAAATGTAAAAGTCCAACAATTTATAGCTGAACATGCTATCTTTTTTCAAGTAGATATTGACGAACAAAAAAACTTAAAAGCTGAATATAAAATACAGGCACTTCCTACAATCATATTAATGAAGGCTTCTGGAAAAATTCTTTCAAGAAAAGAAGAATCTTTTAATGCAGAATCTTTTATTGCCTGGGTGGAAGAAAATCTGGAACAAATGCCAAAACCAGAATCTGCAAAAATTAAAAGTCAGGAAGCAAATCTTGATGAAAACGTGAGCATTGAAATGCCGCTTTTAGAATTGGATGAGTTTGATTCAGAAAAAATTTCGCAAGAATCCAATGGAAGTGAAAGTAATGTTTCTGCAAGTACAGAAACCACCTTTCAAAATGAATCAAAATCCAATCAAGATTTATCAGGTGCGTCAAAATCTTTTCACATCCAGGCGGGAGTATTTTCTAGTCGGGATAATGCAGACAATCTATCCATCCAGTTAGCAGCTAACTTCAATCAACAAATACTGATTGCTACTGAAACAGGCAAATCTAAAACAACATTTAAAGTGAGAATTGGCGAATTTGAAACTGAAGAAGAAGCGGCTGTATTTTTAGCATATATGCAAAAGAACCATTTTTCAGGTGTTGTAAAAGCAAATTAATAAATTTCCCAGACTTTAACAACATGGATTCAAGTTCCCTTCTGATTCGCAATATCAAACAATTGGTTGGAGTTTCTAATACAGCTCTGGCACTTAAGAAGGGAAAAGAGTTAAATAAATTAGATTGTTTGGATCACGCTTATTTGTTGATCGAACACGGAAAAATAAAATCTTTTGGACCAGATCAGAATGCGCCTGAATTTTCAGGTGAAATCCTGGATGCAAAAAATGGTTTGGTGCTTCCTTCTTTTATAGATTGTCATACGCACCTGGTTTTTGCAGCATGGCGTGAACAAGAATTTACAGATCGCATTCATGGCTTGAGTTATCAGGAAATTGCTGCAAAAGGAGGTGGCATCCTCAATTCAGCACGAAAATTAGGATTACTATCTGAAGATGAATTGTATTCACATGCAGCCCAACGATTACAAGTAGCTATTCAAAGCGGTACCGGCGCCATTGAAATAAAAAGCGGCTATGGTTTGGATCTTGAAAACGAATTAAAAATCCTCAGGGTCATAAAGAGACTCAAAGAAAATTTTCAAATTCCAATTAAGGCCAGTTTTTTAGCTGCACACGCCTACCCTTTGGCGTTTAGAGAAAATCATGCAGGTTATATCGATTTAATCATCAAACAGATGATGCCTCAAATCGCAGCGGAGGGATTGGCAGACTATTGCGATGTTTTTTGCGAACAAAATTTCTTTAGTACATCAGAAACAGATCAAATCCTGGAAGCAGCTTCCCACTACAACTTAAAAGCGCGCATCCACACAAATCAATTTTCACACAGTGGAGGCATTGAAACCGCTATTCGCCACCGAGCAATCAGCGTAGATCATTTAGAGGTCTGCAACTCCCATGAGATCGAACAACTTAAAAATTCAGAAACCCTACCGGTACTCTTACCCGGAGCTGCTTTCTTCATGAATCTGGAACAAGGTCCGGCGCGTGAAATGATTGAAGCTGGCTTGCCCATGGTTTTAGCTTCCGATTTTAATCCGGGAACCTGTCCGTCTTCCAGCATGCCATTTATTTTTAGTTTAGCCTGTATTCAGATGAAACTAAGCCCCCAAGAAGCTTTTAATGCTATGACCCTCAATGCGGCATACAGCCTGGAAATACAGGATCAATTGGGTAGTCTGACCCCTGGTAAAGTTGCAAATTTAATTATAACAAACCCTGTTTCCAGCTTTGAATTTCTGCCCTATTCTTTTGGCACGAAATGGATTGACCGCATTTTAATAAAAGGTCAGCCTGTTATTTAAATAAAATCCCTAGTTTTGCAAACCATTTTCGGCAAAAACTTCGTTGTAATTGCTGAGCTTCCTTAATTTCATATTACCTTTTTTTTAAATATCTTTGCGGACCAAATGATCTGAAGATGATCTATAAAATACTATGTAAGCACTTTTTGCCCTTTATTTTCTTATTCTGCCTGATCGAACCCGAATCGTCCTTTGCGCAGCCAAAGTGTGTTCAATTTGACATTATTGGGGGTTCAGCCCCAAAAGGTGATTGTATTTGGGTGCCCGTACGGGTATATAAGTTTGATACCATACTTTCTGTTCAATTCGCTATAGCATATGATCCATTGGTCATTATGCCCATTGCAAGGTGGGCCAATAATAAACTTGTAGGATTGGACACCAGTAACAATATCAATTTTGACAACACCCGTAAAATCGTTCGATTTCTTTGGGCGAATCCTAATGGAAATTGTGCTGGGTTGCAGGATGGGGATACACTGATCATGATTAAATTTAAATTAATTGGAGAACCGGGTACTTGTACCAACATCAATTTTTTTAATAAATCTCCCATTCAAAATGAAGTTTTGGATTGTAACGCAGATGAATACTGTTTTGAAGAAATCAATTCCAATGACAATCAAATTTGCATAGGCCAGCCTGTAGACCTATGTGTAATTACTTACTCCTGTGGAACATTTACCAATACCGGAACGATTACCATAAAGCCCTATGGTGGAACCCCACCCTACCGAGTTGACAAAATAACAGCTCCTGTTCAAAATGACATTCTTCAAAAAAGTGGTGATTGCGTTATTTATAACGGATTATTTCCGGGTAATTATCAGATACGTGTAACCGATGCAACGGGTAAAGATACTTTGATCAATTTAGTGATAGGCCTCGCAAGTCCGATAGCCATTTTTCAAAATGGCCTTAAAAATCCTACATGCTGGAACACATCCGATGGATCAATTTCTATACGAATTACAGGTGGATCCGGATCTTATGTAATTGGTTGGCGCCCTTTGAATTCCTATGGAGTGACCACCATCAATAAATTACCTGTAGGGACCTACATGGTCAACGTGAAAGATTCAGTAGGTTGTTATGCACAAGACAGTTTTACCTTATTTGCAGATACTTTATTTGGACAAGTGAATATTGTAAAGGATGCCAGCTGTAAACAGGATGGGATTGTTTTAGCCAGAGCCACTGGCGGAGACCCTTGTCCGGTAACCGGATATTGCTTCTACTGGAGTCAAAACACCAATGATAATATTTGTGATACAGTTAGTATCAATGACAGTTTATCCGGCAATCAATTTGTAATCATTGAAGATTGCAGAGGCTGTAGAGATACACAATATTTTGACGTTAAATTTTCGGGAAATCTACTGGATTCCATTGTAATAGACACCATTAAATGTTTTGGCGACAGCGGTAGAATTTATTCATTTATTAGTTCTGCAGGAATTCTTAATACGCCTTGTTTGTTTCAACTCACCAATCAATTAAATCAATCTGTTTTTGGTGGGCAGAATGGCGTCTCAACGTATATCAGTCCAAAAATTCCAAAAGGAACTTACTATTTAAAAATTACAGACAATGCGGGATGTGAACGAATAGACACGATCGTTTTGTCTGAACCAAGCAAGTTGGAAATTCTTGAAAACTCCATTGATACTACAGAATCTTGTCAACCCGGAATGGATGCATTTATAGATGTCCGTGGCTTAGGGGGAATAGGACCTTATTCATTTAAATGGAATACTTCATTTATGGGTCCCAGAATTACGAATCTATCCCAAGGAAATTACACAGTAACCCTGACGGATGCCAACAATTGTACCTTGATAAAATCCTATCAAGTAATTCAACCCAATGGTCCTCGTATTGATAGTTTTAAATTAATTAAACCGGTTTGTCCGGGTGATGCGACAGGGCGAGTCGAAGTTGTTTTTACCCCTGGTTCCAGACCGATTCAAAGCTTTAAATGGAACGTAGCTGGTAATTCAGCTGTTTTAAATAATGTAGCTGCGGGTAAATATTATGTGACCATTACAGATCAGAATGGATGTGAAGCAATTGATTCTGTTACATTGGATGTATCTGGAAATGCAATTAAAATAAATTCGACCAATATTAGAGATCCACAATGTTTTGGCAGAAATGATGGGTTTATCATTGTTAATGTAACTGGCGGACAAGGTGTATTAATCTATAATTGGGATAACGGCGTTCAAAACGCGGTGAATACCAATCTTGTTTCAGGCACCTATTGTTTGCATGTTGATGACATGGGCGGTTGTCCGGCATTGGATACTTGTTTCACTTTATCTGATCCATTAAAAACTTCTATCCAACTATCTTCAATCATTGCCCCTACCTGCGCTACAGTTGGAACCTGCGATGCGCAAGCCATCATTTTAGCAACTGGAAAAGATTCAACATATTCAATTACCTGGCCCAATGGTGAACAAGTATTTATAAATTCAGATACAACCTACACACTATGTTCAGGCAATCAATATGTAATTGTAACCAATGGATTTTGTGCCGATACATTCTTCTTTAATGTTCCAGCCGCCATTCCGATTAGTATTGATACTCCAGGTCTAAGTATTATTCCACCAAGATGTTATTTATCAAACGATGGTCAAATTAATATCAAAGCAAAAGGGGGAACTGGTCCCTACCAATATTGTTGGGTTAACCCTATGGTCAACACACCGAGCCTTGGGAATTTAGGAGATGGAATGTATTACGTAAATATTAAGGATAGTTTTAATTGTGTTTATCTGGATTCCATCCGATTGAGACAACCTGATTCAGTGCGGGTGGACGTCATTTTAGGTGCTACTTTGGACATCACGTGTTCAGGAAGAAATGATGGTAGGATTACAACTGCCTGGACCGGCGGAAATCGTGGAAAAGGTATATTTACCTGGAATCCTCCAATTCTTCAGGATTCTGTTGCAACTAATTTACCGGTTGGAAATTATATTTTAACTGTAACAGATGTAAAAGGATGTACCGGGACAGCTAGCTATACGATCAAAGAACCCCCGCCATTGCAATTTTCATTAAGTCCAATCGATACCCCACGATGTACCAATGACCAGATATTATTCACTGTACTTCAGGCAAACGGAGGCAGTGGCCCTTTGTATCGATTTACCGTAGATAATGGAGCTCCAAATAATCTAAGCGAAACGGTTCCATTATTTAGTGGTTCTTACATGGTTCGAATTTATGATAAAAATAATTGTTTTGTTGATACAACTATCACGATAAGTAATCCAACCAATTTACTTTCATTAAATTTTGGGAAGGATTTCGATACGATCCAATTAGGTGACAGCATCTTCCTGGATGGCAAATTAAATTCAAATGTGTTGATAGACACCATCATTTGGAATCCATCAGGATCTGTAAGTACTCCAGGAAATGCCAGTTCATTTGTAAGACCGGGCAGAAATACAGAATACCTTTTGACCGTCATTGATGAAAATGGTTGTGAAGTCAGCGATAAGATTACCATTATTGTCCGTAATGCACGCAAGTTATATGTACCAAATGCATTTTCTCCAAATGGCGATAATATCAATGATTTCTTTACAATAACTACGGGCTCTGGAGTGGATGCAATTAAATCAGTTCAGGTATTTGATCGATGGGGCAATAAAGTGTATATCGAGGAAAATCCCGATTTAAGCAATGGCTCAATTAATACCTGGAATGGCCGCTTTGGAAACAACGGTGATTATATGAATCCTGGTGTATATGTTTATATAATTGAAGCATTATTCCGGGATGGGGCCACTGTTGTCTATCGCGGTGATTTGACTTTGCTTCGTTAAAGGGCTAAGCTTAGGTAATGAGATGAAATCATGATTGTCATTTGAATTTAAACACGAACTAAATTACCTTCGATGACAAGATGCATTTCAAAATTCGAACAAAAATAAAATCACACGTTACTTCTGTGTGAAATTCTTCATTGCAGTTTGGCTTTTATTGCTTTTAGCTTTCCCTCTTGTATCTTATGCCTATTTCAGGATGGAATTAATCTTAATAAGGTTTAGACCTCCAATTTAGCTAACTCGTTTGAACGTTTATTTCAAGAGAAAAAAACTTCCTTTGACTTTGTAGTCTTCATTTTTACATGAATAGGAAATTCGATAATAATAAGTACCCGGTGTAAGTTCTTTGCCATTCCAACTACCATCCCATTGGCTTTTAGGATCCTGGTAACGTACCATCAAAGAGCCATTTCGATCTATGATATCAAAGTAATGGAGTGTTTCTATAATGTAGTTATTAGAAATAAAAAATACATC
This window contains:
- a CDS encoding nitronate monooxygenase; amino-acid sequence: MQTRLTKLLGIQYPVLMAPMFLVSNVAMVKAAAENGIAGCIPALNFRTNQDLRKALEELKASGICYGINLIVNKSNYKFKDQLNLVLEFKVPFVITSLGNPSKVIEACKPRGIKVFCDVSTIEYAYKAAALNPDGLIAVTNQAGGHLGPLSPQEFVPELIRLFPHLIIISAGGVGDYKSLNEKLSLGVDGVSIGTVFIASEEADVCLEYKQACVDYSAKDIVCTTKLSGIPCTVINTDYVKKIGTKQNVLQKLLSTNKTFKKWFKLWTYKRGMDTLYNAAFDAGYHNVWCAGTTIEYIDAIRPVSEIVKRIVKNK
- a CDS encoding imidazolonepropionase, translating into MDSSSLLIRNIKQLVGVSNTALALKKGKELNKLDCLDHAYLLIEHGKIKSFGPDQNAPEFSGEILDAKNGLVLPSFIDCHTHLVFAAWREQEFTDRIHGLSYQEIAAKGGGILNSARKLGLLSEDELYSHAAQRLQVAIQSGTGAIEIKSGYGLDLENELKILRVIKRLKENFQIPIKASFLAAHAYPLAFRENHAGYIDLIIKQMMPQIAAEGLADYCDVFCEQNFFSTSETDQILEAASHYNLKARIHTNQFSHSGGIETAIRHRAISVDHLEVCNSHEIEQLKNSETLPVLLPGAAFFMNLEQGPAREMIEAGLPMVLASDFNPGTCPSSSMPFIFSLACIQMKLSPQEAFNAMTLNAAYSLEIQDQLGSLTPGKVANLIITNPVSSFEFLPYSFGTKWIDRILIKGQPVI
- a CDS encoding SPOR domain-containing protein translates to MNAIKFYSLLILWISGLQLQANNFPTEKTINAAKAKACQENKIVIMEFTAKWCIPAKDMEQAVFGNVKVQQFIAEHAIFFQVDIDEQKNLKAEYKIQALPTIILMKASGKILSRKEESFNAESFIAWVEENLEQMPKPESAKIKSQEANLDENVSIEMPLLELDEFDSEKISQESNGSESNVSASTETTFQNESKSNQDLSGASKSFHIQAGVFSSRDNADNLSIQLAANFNQQILIATETGKSKTTFKVRIGEFETEEEAAVFLAYMQKNHFSGVVKAN
- a CDS encoding ketoacyl-ACP synthase III, which translates into the protein MTKLLASIKGIQGYVPDYVLTNAELEKMVDTTDEWITTRTGVKERHILKEPGMATSDLGKRMVEELLKKTGTKPEEIELLICCTVTGDMRFPDTASAICYKVGIKNAFSYDINAACSGFLFGLTTAAKFIESGTHKKIIVVGVDMMSSIIDYTDRATCIIFGDGGGAVLLEPDDSGNGIIDSVLHVDGAGREFLHMKAGGSLKPPTHETIDRKEHFVFQDGKPVFKAAINGMVDTIQDIVKRNHLSLEDINWLVPHQANIRIINGVAEMLDFPKEKVMINIHKYGNTTSGTIPLCLWEWESKLKKGDKLLLSAFGGGFTWGTTYLKWAY
- a CDS encoding gliding motility-associated C-terminal domain-containing protein, translating into MIYKILCKHFLPFIFLFCLIEPESSFAQPKCVQFDIIGGSAPKGDCIWVPVRVYKFDTILSVQFAIAYDPLVIMPIARWANNKLVGLDTSNNINFDNTRKIVRFLWANPNGNCAGLQDGDTLIMIKFKLIGEPGTCTNINFFNKSPIQNEVLDCNADEYCFEEINSNDNQICIGQPVDLCVITYSCGTFTNTGTITIKPYGGTPPYRVDKITAPVQNDILQKSGDCVIYNGLFPGNYQIRVTDATGKDTLINLVIGLASPIAIFQNGLKNPTCWNTSDGSISIRITGGSGSYVIGWRPLNSYGVTTINKLPVGTYMVNVKDSVGCYAQDSFTLFADTLFGQVNIVKDASCKQDGIVLARATGGDPCPVTGYCFYWSQNTNDNICDTVSINDSLSGNQFVIIEDCRGCRDTQYFDVKFSGNLLDSIVIDTIKCFGDSGRIYSFISSAGILNTPCLFQLTNQLNQSVFGGQNGVSTYISPKIPKGTYYLKITDNAGCERIDTIVLSEPSKLEILENSIDTTESCQPGMDAFIDVRGLGGIGPYSFKWNTSFMGPRITNLSQGNYTVTLTDANNCTLIKSYQVIQPNGPRIDSFKLIKPVCPGDATGRVEVVFTPGSRPIQSFKWNVAGNSAVLNNVAAGKYYVTITDQNGCEAIDSVTLDVSGNAIKINSTNIRDPQCFGRNDGFIIVNVTGGQGVLIYNWDNGVQNAVNTNLVSGTYCLHVDDMGGCPALDTCFTLSDPLKTSIQLSSIIAPTCATVGTCDAQAIILATGKDSTYSITWPNGEQVFINSDTTYTLCSGNQYVIVTNGFCADTFFFNVPAAIPISIDTPGLSIIPPRCYLSNDGQINIKAKGGTGPYQYCWVNPMVNTPSLGNLGDGMYYVNIKDSFNCVYLDSIRLRQPDSVRVDVILGATLDITCSGRNDGRITTAWTGGNRGKGIFTWNPPILQDSVATNLPVGNYILTVTDVKGCTGTASYTIKEPPPLQFSLSPIDTPRCTNDQILFTVLQANGGSGPLYRFTVDNGAPNNLSETVPLFSGSYMVRIYDKNNCFVDTTITISNPTNLLSLNFGKDFDTIQLGDSIFLDGKLNSNVLIDTIIWNPSGSVSTPGNASSFVRPGRNTEYLLTVIDENGCEVSDKITIIVRNARKLYVPNAFSPNGDNINDFFTITTGSGVDAIKSVQVFDRWGNKVYIEENPDLSNGSINTWNGRFGNNGDYMNPGVYVYIIEALFRDGATVVYRGDLTLLR